From Gossypium raimondii isolate GPD5lz chromosome 11, ASM2569854v1, whole genome shotgun sequence:
CATTACACATATTTGCTTCACAAGTTAGAAAGGGGAGGACAGGGAACATCAGCGGTATATTGTTGTAACAGTAGAGAGTTGTTCTACCGCCATTACCTCAAAAACTCTCCCGTGTTTTTCGCGTGTACTATTCCATCCCCTCACCATCTCCATCACTAGTATTTTATGCCCTGTTTTTCTTGTCtgtcacttttttttattttttaaatttgtttcttactttatttcattatttttattagtaaattaaagggtatcttttattttcattttataattttaaaaaaattattttttttagattcgtagatgtttttttaataaaaattattattaacgtttgaatcattaatttacacaattaatatgttttatcatTAGGTATAATATttgttgaaataattattatgtaGTGGGTGACTGTTACCAAGTTTTTCACAGCAAATGAGGAGACAGCAGGTATATTTAGGGGCGTTTATAGTTgggttaaaattatattaactgATCGAACTGATTTAACTCGATTAATCGATTGATGgtcaaatttaatttgattagaGGGcgattaatgattttttaaaaattttgattatcgattaattcggtttgaaattgggtaattaattgaattaacgaaataaatcatatatgttatataaaatatattttatatattaacaatatatttttgaactattaaaaagagaaaatgaacattagtaatatatatttttatatttattttaatcaaaagataaaaaaatataaatttcgtTAATTCGATTAGTTTCGAAATATTTTGATTCGGTTAATGGTTAAAGATTTTTTACATTTCGAATAACCAATTTAACCTATTAATTGAGAAAGAGGTGGTTGATGGTAAATAAATGGAAAAGAGTTAGATTAGTGGTGGTGGTCTGATGTTATCAAAACAACATATAAGACATGTGGGTCTACCTTATGTTCCCATTTCTTTATTACATACATCACTTTGAGTAAACAACAGTAATCTCAAACCTCAATTTGTTTCATTTCAACAACATTATCATCTAATACAGTCAAACCTTCCCAAGTTAtcatctaatttttataaatcatCAAACTTTGGTGTGGTTGAAAAACAGAGGTTATGTTTTTGTAAGTATCTGGGTTCGAGATTTATTATGCTAATAGGTTATTAGCATAGTCATcaattttagatgttaaatatTATCCGTTCGGATATGATTCAgtgtaactaaattaaatatattaacagCTTGAATATGATATGTTAAAAACAAAcgacatcaataaaatttaggaGGGCTATTCAGTTCTTTTGCAGGCCCGTAcagtaaatataataatgacaTATTTGAGTTTGCAATTCAATACTTAGGTTAAATTAGGCAAaatgccaaattttaaaattaattaagtcattAGGCCGATTTAGAGCATATTTACCGAAATAGGTCGATTTTGAAGAGAGAGGGGAAACCGCGTCCAGATGAAATGTATGGGTCCCGAGCGTTGTCGCATTGTCgtcaattgaaatatgcatttGAGCTTTCACAATGTTTACCTCAAgcacaaacacaaataaatcgGTCTTCCGTTATTTCCAATCCTAAAATCCATTTATTGCCCTAAAGAACCCTATCAAAACTTAACACAAACCTTAAACAAACACCTGACCACATTTTCTACTATTTCCAAAATCAATATATCTACTCCAAATCGGACtaatcactaaattaattttaaaatttggtatttttgccTAATTTAACCCAATActcaagttaaaaaaatatttattgatatactatttatatttttaaagatttaattaaaatattttgaaaaatgaggatTTCTTGTAAAATTAAACCATATATATGTTTCATGGCCTTGACATGTTGAAGGTGATGCATATTGGGTTTGGAGGAAAACCTTTTGACAGCTTGAGAGCATTGGAAACAACAGGGAGAGCAGCACTCCATTTCCCAAaactagaaaaaagaaaagaaattccaCAGCACAAAGTCCCATACTTTTTGAAGAGACATTTCTAGATCGACATCATCAAATAAACCGACCTTGAAACTTGGATTCagagtaacaaaaaaaaaaaaattaaagcttctcATCCACAGCAATCCCaatatcaaaatcaacaataaccatagaagaaaaaaaaaagataaaccTTTGCTCATTGAAATGTTAAATTCGAAACATCTTTTCTCGTTGGTTTAATCACtgtcaaatgaacaaaattttgggtttttctcCATCGTTCTCCACACCCCCAGTAAACCCCACACCCccatcattttcatttagacaaatgtatgaaaaatatatataaaaatggttttttttctttctatttttaaataacaaacaGTCACAGTTGCTTGATTTTACATCACTTGTTTGTTTATAGGGTCTCAACAACGTATTGGTTTGGTAGTACATATAACATAAGATATGGAGCGTGAAAAAAGATGGTTCTTTTTCACCTTGTGGTTGCCACAGTGATATATAGACTTGAAAGCACCCATCTTTTCATGTCAATTTTGACACTGATAGTTGATATATATCAACTTTGGCCTGTTCATGTCCTTCTCTTGGCCCTCACTATTTCTCTCTCCCTTGCTTGCTTTGAAGTAAAAACTTAAGGCTGATCCAAAAACAAAGACCAACCCTTTAAAGAGAGaacaaaaacacaaacaacatgcAGACAGTAATGGAGTCATTTGGAGCTCAAATGGCAAAGAGGAAAGCAATGTGGCTTTATCCTAAAGTCTCTGGGTTTAATCCTTCTGAGAGATGGGGGCACTCTGCTTGCTATTCTAATGGGGTTGTTTATGTATTTGGGGTATgttaaattaactttaattattctttGGTGGGTTTTTTTGGCCTTCCATCAATGCTACATGGTTATGTTTGGTTAAGGGTACATATAACGTTCTTCATAGGTTTTAGTTCTTTACTATTTTCTATGATCCTTCATAGGTGGAAGGTTATTTGAAATTTGTCTTGGTTTCAGTTTCCTTAATTAGTAAGGCCATGACTATAACTAGGATGCCTATTGAGCTTCTCTTTTTGGGTTTAACTGTTATGCTGTAACAATATCAGGTGATATGTTTTACTTTTAAGTCTTGTGGAAAGTTTggttttttatatgtatatttttgggGTTCATTTTAATCAATCTTTTTGGAGGAATTTGTGCTATGTTGGAGAAGGTTATGTTCTCTTTGACTTGTATATTGAGCTACAATGTTGTTGAATTCTGTATATTTTGATGCTTACTTATATTAGGAGGAGAGTAACCATAGGAAAGAAAGGATCAAGAAATGGTTTTAGAAGATTATGGTCTTGATTTCTGTTTAAATGCCGAAAGTTGATTGCCGGATTTTGTTCATTGCAGGGGTGTTGCGGTGGTCTACATTTTAGTGATGTTCTCATGCTAAATCTCAACACAATGATTTGGAAAACTCTGGAAACCACAGGGCAGGGACCTGGTCCTAGAGACAGTCACAGTGTTGTTcttgtagggactaaaatgatgGTGTTTGGGGGCACTAATGGTTCTAAGAAGGTAAACGATCTTCATGTACTGGACCTTGTATCGAAAGAGTGGATACGAGCTGAATGCCAGGGCGTCGCGCCATCACCTCGCGAAAGCCATACAGCAACACTTATTGGTGAAGACAAGGTAGTGATTTTTGGAGGAAGTGGTGAAGGTGGAGCGAATTACCTGAatgatttgcatgttttggacCTTAGGACTATGAGATGGACTTCACCTCAGGTGAGAGGTCATATCCCTGTCCCTAGAGATAGTCATAGTGCCGTTGCTATAGGAAACAAGCTTGTTGTGCATGGTGGGGACTGCGGTGATCGATACCTTGGAGATGTTGACATCTTCGACATGGATACTTCGACCTGGTCAAGGGTATTGTCTCACCAAATTCTTTAATAAGAATAACATTTGAACTGCTTTTCTTGTATCTAtgcttttatgaaatataattctGATGTTCTTTGCAGTTGGCTGTTCAAGGCTCGTTACCAGGTGTCCGAGCAGGTCATGCTGCAGTTAATATTGGAGCAAAGGTAGCACATTTTGCTAAttatcaacaatttttttttcgaatttaatGTTCATATAATGAATATCACGGATTCACAACCGGAGACAAATTTGTGATTTTGAAGGTTTTCATCATCGGAGGGGTTGGAGATAAACACTATTACAATGATGTTTGGGTACTAGATGTGATTGCTTGTTGTTGGACACAGCTTGATATATGTGGCCAGCAGCCTCAAGGCCGGTTTTCTCATACTGCTATTCTAGCGGAGTCCGATATTGCCATTTATGGAGGGTAAGTTCCTTTGCCTACATTATAGGTTTATCTCCCGGTCTCTCATCGTGACATTGGGTTCCACTTGTAATTCCATTGAACTTTACTTGATCTATACAGATGTGGGGAAGATGAACGTCCGATCAACGAATTGCTGGTTTTACAACTCGGAAAGCAACATCCAAATGGTCGATACAACATTTCAATGTGCAAAACTTTCGGAAGCCATTGGAACCAAGAAAAGAGAAGATTCTTAAGAGTAGCACCTGGCAACTTGGTAATGTATAAACAGAAGATTAACCGCAAACTTTGTACTCCTCTTTGTCGTTTTTAGTTGACCTTATGGAATAAGAggtactttatttattttgaatcagAAAAGCATCTATTTTGCCGATATCGAAGTAGCAAAACATGGAGATAATGAAGCAGAACAAGAAGCAAAGCATTCTTCTCGGTTCGGTTCAGGTTGGTTTGGAATCAAATTACCTTACCTCTGGCCTCGGATATAGCTCTACGGCTTGATGTTTTGAATATGATcatttcatcttttcatttccCTTTAGATACTTCAAACCCGAAGAGGAGAAGAACCGCCACTGCAAAGGCATGGGAGGTTGAATTCGAGCAAGAAGAACATTCCCTTTCACTCTCGCAGCATTCGTCTCCTTCACAATCTGATCAAGAACAAGCTCCGCTACAAAAGCCCCCTGATTCCACCACGCCCCAAGGCCTTAATTTGTTTAAGCAGTTCCATCATGTTCCAAGCAATTGTCAGCCTTACAATGTTTCAAATAACCATAAGCAAACCATATATACTGTCCATAGAACGCAACAAGATCCCCAGTTTACAAGAGAACTTCAAAACCCTCGGAAACCTGAACAATATCTCCATGTTGGTGATACTGGCAGACAAGGAAGTGGAACACAATACTCCATTGTTGAACAGAGACACTTGGAAGCGGGGCCTATTCACAACCTGGTAAAGCATCCCTTTTTCGATCCCATTAGCATTATTACTCTTCTTTTCCGAGGTTTTCGGTCTATATTCTATGTATGTCCACTTGCTCACGCTTCACATTGGGAGATTTTTATCCTCAGCTTGGTGCTGAAGTTCGAGGTAAGGTTGATGGGGCCTTCGACTCCGGTTTCCTGGTGACAGCGAATGTTAATGGAAAGATATTCAGAGGGGTCTTATTTGCGCCTGTAAGGCCTTGTATTCTTTACCATGAAAGTTcctaatatattatttgttcaACTATTCCTTACCATCACTTCATTCGATCTGACATTAGGGGTCAGGTGTCATCTCGAGAGGGCCAATGCTTGCTCAAAGTCCGTCATCAACATGCCAGGTCAGTGGAGCTCAGCCATTTCTAAACTCGAGCAATTTAGAACCCTTGAACCCATCTCAGCCACCACCAACAATGCGTGTCACGCCAGAATCCGGTCACAGCTCTCGGCATTTGGCAACTAGTGCTGCTTCATTAGCAACAGCAAAAGACCCAAAGCTAAGAAGTGATCTAAGAGATGTGGTTCTAACACTAGGAGGACCTGGAACTGGCCCTGTTTGACACCTTGTAGAGCACTGAAAAACAAAACCGGCTTGTTGGCATCAAATTATAGACCTTTTtcataaagaaagaaaaaaaaggatgaTGGCCCCTTAATCATGTAGatgttgaatatatatatatatatatatatatgtttttatttttatttattaaaagatgATTATTGTATTTGAgtgctttatttttttggtgaGGTGATTATGCTTTTGAGCATCAATCTGTTTAACTTTTTGCATGTAGCCTTGATAATGCAAGCAGgggatttttataattaataaaattttaaattagtaatagtaaaattatattttgatcctttaaaattgataaaaatttaatttaattttctaaaaattataaagatacgataaaaacatataatttaatttgatttcaaaagttgttttatgTCGTATTTTTTTGTATCTGTCACTGAATTATGCAAAAAGCCTTTTTCTTGAGTGCGGTGATCGGCTTGTTTTGGGCAAGGGTTTTGCAATCATTTAAAATGCTTTGTGAAAATGAATGGCATCATAATAATTAAGTGGTCGTCTTGAAAATTTGTTAGGAAGAAAAGAAAGTCCCACTTAAATATTAGTCTCTGTACCATATACAAGTAATTATTTagtctatattttaatttgtttattttttttatttttttaaatttgaaatttcagttttaaCTCGAtcagtaataattaaatttgtccagtTCAATTCTATTATTTCTAAATGTCAAATATATAATCATACGTGTAATATTACGAtagtttgttattttcatataatactCACCAAAATGTCACGTTATgggatttaatgtttataatttgagttaacgactaaaatttcaaaaattaaaaaagtccAGAAATTATCAGACTTAGGCATAATACaaaactaatagcaaaatttgacctaacaaatttaatgattacCATTTGGGTCAGGACTGAaagtttgaaattcaaaattacatGGACTGAAATTGGTTAAATTACAGTACGAAGACTACATTTGCAACTTATCCATAGAGGTGCTTATGGGTTAGGCCTATGCACGGTATCAATACAACACATATTTGCCCAAGCTTAGCCCAACCCAAAATATAAGTCCTAAATTTTCTCAAATACTGcccatatttgtaaatgattaaCTCAAGCCCGTTTAGATCCACTCGtatctttttgtattttaaaaataaatattttatttaatacttagcaatagtatattatataattttcttttaaagttttaaaaataaacaattcaatgtaatttacattattgtatatttaattttagtaggATTAAATTGGAGAAAATATATCAAAGGAAACAAGCGGTGTAGAATTTTGCCTTGGCTGCAACAACGGTGTAATGGTTATTGCTTTTATAATAGCAATGTTTCTACATTTACCATCACTGTTGGATATTTTTAGTTTcgagattaaattttatgaataaaaataatatcgaTAGAgatatttaaagatttaatttaattcgaaTTTATATTTAATCGATTTTAATATGAATATCGAATACAAgaaaatttcaaccaaaaaaaatgattatgacaAATTTTTATTCCTGGTACTAGACCCAGTAGAGTTTagtagtttatatatatgtatatata
This genomic window contains:
- the LOC105761127 gene encoding acyl-CoA-binding domain-containing protein 4, which encodes MQTVMESFGAQMAKRKAMWLYPKVSGFNPSERWGHSACYSNGVVYVFGGCCGGLHFSDVLMLNLNTMIWKTLETTGQGPGPRDSHSVVLVGTKMMVFGGTNGSKKVNDLHVLDLVSKEWIRAECQGVAPSPRESHTATLIGEDKVVIFGGSGEGGANYLNDLHVLDLRTMRWTSPQVRGHIPVPRDSHSAVAIGNKLVVHGGDCGDRYLGDVDIFDMDTSTWSRLAVQGSLPGVRAGHAAVNIGAKVFIIGGVGDKHYYNDVWVLDVIACCWTQLDICGQQPQGRFSHTAILAESDIAIYGGCGEDERPINELLVLQLGKQHPNGRYNISMCKTFGSHWNQEKRRFLRVAPGNLKSIYFADIEVAKHGDNEAEQEAKHSSRFGSDTSNPKRRRTATAKAWEVEFEQEEHSLSLSQHSSPSQSDQEQAPLQKPPDSTTPQGLNLFKQFHHVPSNCQPYNVSNNHKQTIYTVHRTQQDPQFTRELQNPRKPEQYLHVGDTGRQGSGTQYSIVEQRHLEAGPIHNLLGAEVRGKVDGAFDSGFLVTANVNGKIFRGVLFAPGSGVISRGPMLAQSPSSTCQVSGAQPFLNSSNLEPLNPSQPPPTMRVTPESGHSSRHLATSAASLATAKDPKLRSDLRDVVLTLGGPGTGPV